A stretch of Treponema vincentii F0403 DNA encodes these proteins:
- a CDS encoding TDE2508 family outer membrane beta-barrel protein, which yields MKTKMYISCMLALMITAAAWAAEGPSSPQSKATASLNGTEADRFMSLTDWSTVNFDKLFTYAGFAQQNVNRNRNILDVGAAFKAGPVYIGAWYQGQFGNVSTSNNKGTTTTITESTVNPGTIDNTAHTNTARISQSHNANHDVAVLIGFSNMGVRLGYTRTGRNNSGTYFDNAIVPDTETTNSKTPGQVNGKTTYDPKGYLNAADRTGTVDFGMNLSLGTLSVSPTVGLEFKVAQDSSYGVRTVTTKDETLGTSDITKTVSTSSRNDTKTILTAKLGADLGLNDSLNSNFSFGYDFGIDIYGTKKHTAADGSTIALANSYTIQTDTHRDVVTPANQTITDTFKATAYNKSYIANTLTVGYTMRKDFTDRLSLFAGVKAPIGFNFETEVTKGVDKTTTTTIDKVNPLNNNTRVVETETPATTVKTTTVTLSPSFKAALTYAAIPNRVFVSFGTEVKPFGQGTGKCEFETVKTTVNGFTKTTTTTTTYPNDSSRTTSGSSTTPVASTTESANNTVKYSKVTVDVNLGVRWNIVDAVCVDLAYNKSVLEAINWTSIGNLKLACTIKF from the coding sequence ATGAAAACAAAAATGTATATCAGCTGCATGCTTGCGCTGATGATTACGGCTGCGGCATGGGCTGCTGAAGGTCCTTCTTCCCCGCAGAGCAAAGCGACGGCATCGCTGAACGGTACCGAAGCCGACCGGTTTATGAGCTTAACGGACTGGAGTACTGTAAACTTTGACAAGCTGTTTACCTATGCGGGATTTGCACAGCAGAATGTTAACCGCAACCGCAACATACTTGATGTGGGCGCCGCATTTAAGGCAGGCCCGGTATACATCGGTGCATGGTACCAAGGCCAGTTCGGAAATGTTAGTACCTCTAATAACAAGGGTACAACTACTACAATCACCGAATCTACCGTAAACCCCGGCACTATTGATAATACTGCGCATACAAACACTGCACGGATTAGCCAATCTCATAACGCCAATCACGATGTTGCCGTACTCATCGGGTTTAGCAACATGGGGGTACGCCTCGGCTATACACGGACAGGAAGAAATAATTCCGGTACGTATTTTGACAACGCGATAGTACCTGATACCGAAACCACCAACTCTAAAACACCCGGCCAAGTAAACGGTAAAACAACCTACGACCCCAAAGGTTATCTAAACGCCGCAGACCGTACCGGTACGGTTGACTTCGGTATGAACCTTTCGCTCGGTACTCTTTCCGTTAGCCCCACGGTAGGCCTTGAATTTAAGGTTGCTCAAGACTCCTCTTATGGTGTCCGAACGGTAACGACGAAAGACGAAACCTTGGGCACGTCCGATATAACAAAAACCGTATCGACAAGCAGCAGGAACGACACCAAAACAATCTTAACGGCAAAACTCGGTGCAGACTTAGGCTTGAACGATTCTTTAAATTCCAACTTCTCTTTCGGCTATGATTTCGGTATCGACATCTATGGTACAAAGAAGCACACGGCTGCGGACGGCAGTACAATAGCATTGGCAAACAGCTATACTATTCAAACCGACACCCATCGTGATGTGGTTACTCCTGCAAATCAGACCATTACCGACACCTTTAAAGCAACCGCCTACAACAAGTCCTATATTGCCAACACCCTTACCGTGGGCTATACGATGCGGAAAGACTTTACCGACCGGCTTTCTTTGTTTGCCGGTGTAAAAGCGCCTATCGGGTTCAACTTTGAAACGGAGGTAACAAAGGGTGTTGATAAAACCACGACAACTACCATAGACAAAGTAAATCCGTTAAACAACAACACTAGGGTAGTGGAGACGGAAACGCCTGCAACAACGGTAAAGACAACCACCGTTACGCTCAGCCCTTCCTTTAAAGCGGCTTTGACATACGCAGCAATTCCCAACCGTGTGTTTGTAAGCTTCGGTACGGAGGTTAAACCCTTCGGCCAAGGAACCGGCAAGTGCGAGTTTGAAACCGTTAAAACAACCGTTAACGGGTTTACTAAAACAACAACGACCACCACAACCTATCCAAACGATTCCTCCCGCACTACATCAGGTTCTTCAACAACACCGGTAGCATCTACCACGGAATCTGCCAACAATACCGTTAAGTACAGTAAGGTAACGGTTGATGTAAACCTTGGTGTACGCTGGAACATTGTGGACGCTGTGTGTGTTGACCTTGCATATAACAAATCAGTGTTGGAAGCCATCAACTGGACATCGATCGGCAATTTAAAGCTTGCCTGTACCATTAAATTCTAA
- a CDS encoding Rpn family recombination-promoting nuclease/putative transposase: MKKHNRRYKDSVFVDFFSEDKTAKANFLSLYNALHGTSYRSTAILKNIRLKQVLYMSFANDVSYLVDGKIIVLAEHQSTINPNMPIRCLEYIARLYEQFYKSKEKYSRKQLVIPTPEFYVFYNGKEAYSDNSVLKLSDAFTQKQDEYVLELSVKVININYDKGSPILKSSEPLEQYSRFVDTVRRYVAIDREHGFEKAIKECIQHDILREYLQRKSKEVLNMLIGEYDYDTDIAVQREESFELGLAEGEARGRSEGFHQKALQDARNFKHLGVSVQIIAQATGLTCEEIEKL, from the coding sequence ATGAAAAAGCACAATCGTCGATACAAAGACTCAGTCTTTGTAGATTTTTTTAGCGAAGATAAAACCGCAAAAGCGAACTTTTTATCGCTGTACAATGCGTTGCATGGTACAAGCTATCGATCTACCGCTATTTTGAAAAACATACGGCTGAAACAAGTACTCTATATGAGTTTTGCTAATGATGTATCGTATCTCGTAGATGGTAAGATTATCGTGCTTGCAGAGCATCAATCGACCATCAACCCAAACATGCCAATCAGATGTCTAGAATACATCGCTCGCTTATACGAACAGTTCTATAAATCGAAAGAAAAGTATAGCCGTAAACAACTCGTTATTCCAACACCGGAATTTTATGTTTTTTACAATGGGAAAGAAGCGTACAGCGATAATTCAGTCTTAAAGCTATCCGATGCATTTACGCAAAAACAGGATGAGTATGTCCTTGAATTATCCGTAAAAGTGATTAATATCAATTATGATAAAGGTAGTCCAATACTAAAGAGTAGCGAACCGCTGGAACAATACAGCCGATTTGTCGATACCGTACGCCGGTATGTTGCCATTGATAGAGAGCATGGGTTTGAAAAAGCTATTAAGGAATGTATACAACATGATATTTTAAGGGAGTATCTACAACGTAAGTCCAAGGAGGTTCTGAACATGTTAATAGGCGAATATGATTATGATACAGATATAGCAGTACAGCGGGAAGAGAGTTTTGAACTCGGTCTTGCAGAAGGCGAAGCTCGTGGTCGCTCCGAAGGCTTCCATCAAAAAGCCTTGCAGGATGCGCGTAATTTTAAACACCTAGGAGTTTCCGTACAAATCATCGCGCAAGCAACCGGTTTAACCTGCGAAGAAATTGAAAAACTGTAA
- a CDS encoding s-methyl-5-thioribose-1-phosphate isomerase, with translation MERKDTGLAFLLQYENVAWYETGRVRILDRRVYPEKIIYAECSSWQEVRQAIADMVTQSAGPYTAAAMGMALAAYQVRNEAAGKQRRFLEEAAYGLAHARPTTANRMGLITAGCLAVAERALEAGQDAAAALFNAAVDSLNRRYSIMEKVGNYLAGLFPQGGGILTQCFGETIVGMMLKAARARSNPVRIICAETRPFLQGARLTASCAADMGFDTTVITDNMVAYAMQHEHIDLFTSAADTITRDGHIANKIGTFQIALLADRFGIPYYVTGIPDADKKNAADISIEQRNPEETLSCHGVRHTLPAVKGLYPAFDITPPELIKGIITDRGIYRPQELGTYFDTPQDRFY, from the coding sequence ATGGAAAGAAAAGACACTGGACTTGCATTTTTATTGCAATATGAAAACGTCGCATGGTATGAAACCGGCCGTGTAAGAATCCTTGACCGGCGCGTCTATCCCGAAAAAATCATCTATGCCGAATGCTCTTCGTGGCAGGAAGTCCGGCAGGCGATTGCCGATATGGTAACCCAGAGCGCCGGACCGTATACCGCTGCCGCTATGGGGATGGCGCTTGCGGCATACCAAGTACGGAACGAGGCTGCCGGTAAGCAGCGGCGCTTCCTCGAAGAGGCAGCATACGGACTTGCGCACGCCCGCCCGACTACGGCAAACAGGATGGGGCTTATCACCGCGGGCTGCCTTGCAGTTGCGGAACGCGCCTTGGAAGCAGGGCAGGATGCCGCCGCCGCTCTGTTTAACGCCGCGGTGGATTCGCTTAACCGGCGGTATAGCATAATGGAAAAAGTAGGGAATTATCTTGCAGGTCTCTTTCCGCAAGGCGGCGGCATCCTCACCCAATGCTTTGGAGAAACCATTGTCGGGATGATGCTCAAGGCAGCCCGCGCGCGCAGCAATCCCGTTAGAATAATCTGTGCCGAAACGCGGCCGTTTCTGCAGGGCGCCCGTTTAACCGCAAGCTGCGCCGCCGACATGGGTTTTGACACCACCGTTATTACCGATAATATGGTTGCATACGCGATGCAGCATGAACACATCGATCTTTTTACCTCGGCGGCGGACACCATTACGCGGGACGGGCATATTGCAAATAAAATAGGCACATTTCAGATTGCCCTGCTTGCAGATCGGTTCGGTATACCGTATTATGTAACCGGCATACCGGATGCGGATAAAAAAAACGCCGCAGATATCAGCATCGAACAGCGTAACCCTGAAGAAACGCTTTCGTGCCATGGAGTGCGGCATACCCTTCCTGCCGTTAAAGGACTTTATCCCGCGTTCGATATTACACCGCCTGAACTTATTAAGGGGATCATAACCGATAGGGGAATATACCGCCCCCAAGAGCTCGGCACGTATTTTGATACGCCGCAGGATCGGTTTTACTAG
- a CDS encoding DUF2804 domain-containing protein codes for MDIQKVPYTRIITPAPRRPVENSVPLFGSYSGMFHTFDIRGVKKPFGDLPFPSFITDIRITDTLRLLFSDENLIGEIEFFYGGYFAIMETTLWNRQTNRQLAYRQLLPLGFVHLPKYIAYSVATCRVKRRYVRIFSRLSKGMLYADFDFLAANDRPSCEGRLEFDARPPQCTDYSAVIPSFVNRRCQAVYFRSFAVNRWVNFGHNHDVQLNRTNSVGFLDFRKTYTSLRTKRSVVIGLGFIEGVQVCFHLSNSIAPDSYSYNDNILFYGGKRIPFPPVRITYPFGSSKNWIIQDTESMVDLTFTPSAISDRNLNILVWRRDYKTIYGTFEGTFVIGDGVLLKLKGFPGIAKKVRMRM; via the coding sequence ATGGATATACAAAAAGTTCCGTACACTCGTATTATTACACCGGCTCCGCGCCGCCCCGTCGAAAATTCCGTCCCGCTCTTCGGGTCATATTCGGGGATGTTTCATACCTTTGATATACGGGGAGTCAAAAAGCCGTTTGGGGATTTACCTTTTCCATCCTTTATTACGGATATCCGTATAACCGATACGCTGCGGCTCCTCTTTTCCGATGAAAACCTTATCGGCGAAATTGAATTTTTTTACGGCGGCTACTTTGCTATTATGGAAACAACGCTGTGGAACCGGCAAACAAACCGGCAGCTTGCGTACCGGCAGCTTTTGCCGCTGGGGTTTGTGCATCTGCCTAAATACATTGCGTACAGCGTTGCTACGTGCCGGGTAAAGCGGCGGTATGTCCGTATCTTTTCCCGCCTTTCTAAAGGGATGCTCTATGCCGATTTCGATTTTCTTGCCGCTAACGACCGCCCCTCGTGCGAAGGTAGGCTGGAATTTGACGCCCGTCCGCCTCAATGCACCGACTATTCTGCCGTTATTCCATCCTTTGTGAACCGCCGATGCCAAGCTGTGTATTTCCGCTCCTTTGCGGTAAACAGATGGGTTAATTTCGGGCATAATCACGATGTGCAGCTAAATAGAACAAATTCGGTCGGCTTTTTAGACTTTAGGAAAACATATACATCGCTGCGTACAAAACGGAGCGTCGTTATCGGGCTCGGCTTTATCGAAGGTGTACAAGTGTGCTTCCATTTAAGCAATTCCATTGCTCCTGATAGCTATAGTTATAACGATAATATTCTGTTTTACGGCGGAAAGCGCATTCCGTTTCCGCCGGTTCGTATTACCTATCCGTTCGGTTCTTCCAAAAACTGGATTATCCAAGACACCGAGAGCATGGTCGATTTAACCTTTACGCCCAGCGCAATTTCGGACAGAAATCTTAATATCCTCGTCTGGCGGCGGGACTATAAGACCATCTACGGCACTTTTGAAGGGACTTTTGTAATTGGAGACGGCGTGCTGCTCAAACTAAAGGGCTTTCCGGGCATTGCAAAAAAAGTACGGATGAGGATGTAA
- a CDS encoding glycosyltransferase, translating to MEQRIGFLYLKTGGGHISGANALVARLQEKYPDNAEYIPQNGFKNTNRISRIFFEKGYLATSNYFELGYVAFYQLTKPKIVLDFCAWLLRPFIVKNLVEFLKTEKITKLVCLHEILIPLARIAIDRVNPAIPLISLVMDPFTAHPSWFYVKNTELIVFSKKLQKEAVEQYGFKPERVHQFPLMLSRSFDRRYTAEEKIAAKKKHGIPLDKKIVMVVGGGEGLKSTIAIVNAFIFQRCPAHLIVICGKNKVLKTQLEILLKTTQITNIQVFGFVSFMPDLINVSDCVITKSGPATVMETLSAGKPLILASYVRGQELGNMLYVVNNNLGWYIPKPRRIIKKVKEIIADDSLLLSIEKKIDALHIQNGLDPIADFIYQFQEPRN from the coding sequence ATGGAACAACGTATCGGCTTTTTATATCTAAAAACAGGCGGGGGGCATATTTCCGGCGCCAATGCCTTAGTAGCACGTTTACAGGAAAAATATCCGGATAATGCAGAATATATACCGCAAAACGGCTTTAAAAACACTAATCGGATTTCGCGTATTTTTTTTGAAAAAGGCTATCTTGCAACCTCTAACTACTTTGAACTCGGCTACGTTGCATTCTACCAATTAACAAAACCGAAAATAGTTTTAGACTTTTGCGCTTGGCTATTGCGTCCGTTTATCGTAAAAAATTTGGTAGAATTTCTTAAAACCGAAAAGATCACCAAACTGGTTTGCCTGCACGAAATACTTATTCCGCTTGCACGGATTGCAATCGACCGTGTAAATCCTGCAATTCCGCTTATTTCCCTTGTGATGGATCCCTTTACCGCGCACCCGTCATGGTTTTATGTAAAAAATACCGAACTTATCGTCTTTTCCAAAAAACTGCAAAAAGAGGCCGTCGAACAGTACGGATTTAAACCGGAACGGGTACACCAATTTCCTCTTATGCTTTCCCGGAGCTTTGACCGGCGCTATACGGCAGAAGAAAAAATTGCCGCTAAGAAAAAGCACGGCATTCCGCTTGATAAAAAAATCGTGATGGTTGTAGGCGGCGGCGAAGGATTAAAATCCACGATCGCTATTGTAAATGCTTTTATTTTTCAGCGCTGCCCTGCGCATCTCATTGTTATCTGCGGTAAAAATAAAGTATTAAAAACTCAATTGGAAATTCTGCTTAAAACAACACAAATTACCAATATTCAGGTATTCGGTTTTGTGTCCTTTATGCCCGACTTAATTAACGTGTCCGATTGCGTCATCACAAAGAGCGGCCCTGCTACCGTTATGGAAACCCTGTCCGCCGGTAAGCCGTTAATCCTCGCAAGTTATGTGCGCGGACAGGAACTCGGCAATATGCTTTATGTCGTAAACAACAACCTCGGCTGGTATATTCCCAAACCGCGCAGGATAATAAAAAAAGTAAAAGAAATAATCGCCGACGATTCCTTGCTGCTTTCTATCGAAAAAAAAATCGATGCGCTGCACATCCAAAACGGCTTAGACCCCATTGCCGACTTTATCTATCAATTTCAAGAACCACGGAATTAA
- a CDS encoding HAD-IC family P-type ATPase, giving the protein MNVTVKHSLPGRIRLRYNAAEISPRQAILAQTLIAVQDGITGIQVNPKVASFLVYYDVKALSESEVLALFCVLSGKYLSDENLLASVANIPATESIFDVLASTLFDVAVRSLLPMPIRNLLLYRRIAPRIIKAVQSIISGKFFSTDLLDAAALTVAVLDGKAETARFVATLLDMGEEIEELTRRQSYNNLAQTLLVSNEPVHLIEEDQERTIPPATLKKDDLIVVRAGSQIPADGNVEQGEGLVNQASITGESLPVEKKSGTTVFAGTILLEGELYIRVRTVGSETKVNNIIAMIDRSQSLKAAAQKRSELIAEKVVPFNFLLTGLTYLFTRDITKTVSTLMVDYSCAMKLAAPIAVLSAMKEAAEHGISIKGGKYLEAAALADTVIFDKTGTLTYAEPVLAGVHPFGGFTKDEVLRLSACLEEHFPHPLGRAVVKAAQVQNLVHPERHAKVEYIVAHGIASSLEGKRLCIGSAHFIFEDEKVPTSKSIARVQKAAEKSGYSLLYLAVDGQLAGILTIGDPAREGTAETPSPS; this is encoded by the coding sequence ATGAACGTAACCGTTAAACATTCTCTGCCCGGCAGAATCCGGCTGCGCTACAATGCCGCTGAAATTTCGCCGCGGCAAGCTATTCTTGCGCAAACCCTTATCGCCGTACAAGACGGCATAACCGGCATTCAGGTTAATCCTAAAGTTGCTTCTTTTCTGGTTTACTACGATGTAAAAGCGCTTTCAGAATCCGAGGTTCTTGCGTTATTCTGCGTGCTTTCCGGCAAATACTTGTCCGATGAAAACCTGCTTGCCTCCGTCGCAAACATTCCCGCAACCGAAAGCATATTTGACGTGTTAGCGTCTACGCTCTTTGACGTTGCAGTACGCTCGCTGCTCCCGATGCCGATACGCAATCTGCTGCTCTACAGAAGAATTGCGCCGCGCATTATAAAAGCTGTGCAGTCCATCATTTCAGGAAAGTTTTTCAGTACGGATTTACTGGATGCGGCGGCGCTAACGGTTGCCGTTCTCGACGGCAAGGCGGAAACAGCCCGTTTTGTTGCGACGCTGCTGGACATGGGGGAAGAAATTGAGGAGCTGACCCGCCGGCAGTCGTACAATAATCTTGCGCAAACGCTTTTAGTTTCAAATGAGCCGGTGCATCTTATCGAAGAAGATCAGGAGCGGACAATTCCTCCGGCTACGCTTAAAAAGGATGACCTTATTGTTGTCCGTGCCGGCAGCCAAATCCCCGCAGACGGGAACGTTGAACAGGGTGAAGGCCTTGTGAACCAAGCGAGTATCACCGGCGAATCGCTGCCGGTAGAAAAAAAGAGCGGTACGACTGTCTTTGCAGGCACCATTCTTTTGGAAGGTGAACTGTACATCCGCGTGCGTACGGTCGGCTCGGAAACAAAGGTGAACAATATTATTGCGATGATTGACCGTTCGCAATCCCTAAAGGCCGCCGCTCAAAAACGCTCGGAGCTGATAGCGGAAAAAGTCGTTCCTTTCAACTTCCTGTTGACCGGCTTAACTTACTTGTTTACGCGGGACATTACCAAAACCGTTTCGACATTGATGGTCGATTATTCCTGTGCGATGAAACTTGCCGCGCCTATTGCCGTTCTTTCTGCAATGAAGGAAGCGGCGGAGCACGGCATTTCCATAAAAGGCGGAAAGTATTTGGAAGCGGCGGCGCTTGCCGACACCGTTATCTTCGACAAAACGGGAACCCTTACTTATGCGGAACCGGTTTTGGCCGGAGTACACCCCTTCGGCGGCTTTACAAAAGACGAAGTTCTGCGGCTCTCCGCCTGCCTTGAAGAACATTTTCCGCACCCGCTTGGGAGGGCTGTTGTAAAAGCCGCTCAAGTGCAAAACCTTGTGCATCCCGAACGCCACGCAAAGGTGGAATACATTGTCGCACACGGCATCGCTTCTTCGTTAGAAGGCAAGCGGCTTTGTATCGGAAGCGCCCATTTTATTTTTGAAGATGAAAAAGTCCCAACCTCCAAATCGATTGCCCGTGTACAAAAGGCGGCGGAAAAATCAGGCTATTCCTTGCTCTATTTGGCGGTTGACGGACAGCTTGCCGGTATTTTGACGATTGGAGACCCGGCACGGGAAGGTACCGCCGAGACACCGTCGCCGAGCTGA
- a CDS encoding HAD-IC family P-type ATPase, giving the protein MLTGDAEQAAAKVAAQAGITEYHAQTLPEDKVRYVQQARGAGCKVIMIGDGINDAPALSAADAGIAMDNCSSIAGDTADIVLADDGLAGLITVRKLGQEVLSRIDKNNKLIIGGNSLLLFAGMFGLIPPALAAVLHNSLTIAVSIESMQKLLKDVP; this is encoded by the coding sequence ATGCTTACGGGGGATGCCGAACAGGCGGCGGCAAAGGTTGCAGCCCAAGCCGGTATTACGGAATATCATGCGCAAACGCTGCCGGAGGATAAGGTACGGTATGTTCAACAAGCGAGAGGCGCCGGCTGCAAGGTGATTATGATTGGCGACGGGATTAACGACGCGCCGGCGCTTTCCGCTGCGGATGCCGGTATCGCGATGGACAACTGTTCTTCCATTGCGGGAGACACCGCCGATATCGTACTGGCCGACGACGGCCTTGCCGGTTTGATTACGGTGCGGAAGCTCGGTCAAGAGGTTCTGTCGCGGATAGATAAAAACAATAAACTGATTATCGGCGGAAATTCCCTGCTCTTATTTGCAGGAATGTTCGGCCTTATCCCGCCTGCGCTTGCGGCAGTGCTGCATAACTCGCTGACCATTGCCGTCAGTATCGAATCCATGCAAAAACTGCTCAAGGACGTACCATGA
- a CDS encoding HMA2 domain-containing protein yields MITGFFPGRIRLRAPVFKDTTVTERALSILRQPPLSSIIKDIEHNPVTGSVLIKYHPTKVPMAKLTSLLPFFKKLEKEAESYSEKNKPVILAMLDELEGYVKNWETV; encoded by the coding sequence ATGATTACCGGCTTTTTTCCCGGCCGTATACGGCTGCGTGCCCCTGTCTTTAAAGATACAACCGTCACCGAACGGGCATTGTCCATTCTAAGGCAGCCGCCGCTTTCTTCGATCATCAAGGATATTGAACACAATCCCGTTACCGGAAGTGTCCTGATAAAATATCATCCGACAAAGGTACCGATGGCAAAGCTGACTTCACTGCTCCCGTTTTTTAAAAAGCTGGAAAAAGAAGCTGAAAGCTATTCGGAAAAAAACAAGCCCGTTATTCTTGCGATGCTGGATGAATTGGAAGGATATGTTAAAAATTGGGAAACGGTCTAA
- a CDS encoding single-stranded DNA-binding protein, translating to MHNLNSLIIEGNVVRDPVVKATPKGTPLCVFSIASNRFFKQEDQTTQETSFFDVETWARLAELCGENCTKGRGVRVVGRLKQDRWVGNDGKHYSKIKVVAEHIEFKPVFKNGRQPADALDDMREEALQEQEAVPAF from the coding sequence ATGCACAATTTGAATTCGTTGATTATCGAGGGAAATGTGGTCCGCGATCCCGTTGTAAAGGCTACGCCTAAGGGAACACCGCTCTGCGTGTTTTCCATTGCGTCGAACCGCTTTTTTAAGCAGGAAGACCAAACAACTCAGGAAACTTCGTTTTTTGATGTTGAAACATGGGCACGGCTGGCGGAACTCTGCGGAGAAAATTGCACAAAGGGGCGCGGCGTGCGGGTTGTCGGGCGCTTAAAGCAAGACCGATGGGTTGGCAACGACGGTAAACACTACAGCAAGATTAAAGTGGTAGCCGAACACATCGAATTTAAGCCGGTGTTTAAAAACGGTAGACAACCTGCCGATGCGTTAGACGATATGCGCGAAGAAGCCTTACAAGAACAAGAGGCCGTGCCCGCTTTTTAA
- a CDS encoding NAD(P)-dependent malic enzyme, with protein sequence MKTIDKDLQSITEHFPSDFTENEKAAAKTLFLKKLSLLTHEFYGGKLQTVPKCGIYGFNWFNVWYTPGVSAVSTGIRDNHDSSFMLSNRGNLVAVVSDSTRVLGDGDCSPSGGLGVMEGKCMLMKYLGGVDAYPICIDSYVKPHEEKKYNFPAGKHCPDKIIDFVRMLEPSVGAVNLEDIQQPDCFKVLDTLREECDIPVWHDDAQGTACITLAGLLNALKLAGKKIGDCRIVLLGAGASNTTIARLILQDGGDPAKMIICDSQGALHAGRDDIKADARYYRKWELCQATNPKRINSFDEALKGADVLIALSKPGPNTVTKEQIASMGDKPIVFTCANPIPEIWPHDAKAAGAFITGTGRGDFPNQINNSICFPGILKGALLVRARKISDGMAIRCAHSIADYSEKKGITPDNIVVKMDDEDVFAVEAADVAMQAIKEGLARITITWDEAFKQAKAEIAESRALTQQLMDSGFIKEPPQEFFNQAMDYAIEQIKNQRTK encoded by the coding sequence ATGAAAACTATTGATAAAGATTTACAGTCTATTACGGAACATTTTCCTTCCGACTTTACGGAAAATGAAAAAGCGGCGGCGAAGACGCTCTTTTTAAAAAAGCTTTCGCTTTTAACACACGAATTTTATGGGGGAAAGCTGCAAACCGTCCCGAAATGCGGAATCTATGGATTTAACTGGTTCAACGTTTGGTACACACCGGGCGTATCGGCCGTTTCTACCGGTATCCGCGATAATCATGACAGCTCGTTTATGCTTTCCAACCGCGGCAACCTTGTAGCGGTTGTCAGCGATTCCACCCGCGTATTGGGCGATGGGGATTGCTCTCCTTCCGGCGGGCTCGGCGTTATGGAAGGTAAATGTATGCTGATGAAGTATTTGGGTGGTGTAGACGCCTATCCCATCTGCATCGATTCCTACGTTAAACCCCACGAAGAAAAAAAATACAACTTCCCCGCCGGCAAACACTGCCCCGATAAGATTATCGACTTTGTACGAATGCTGGAACCGAGCGTCGGCGCGGTCAACTTGGAAGATATTCAGCAGCCGGACTGTTTTAAAGTTCTGGACACGCTGCGGGAAGAATGCGATATCCCCGTTTGGCACGACGACGCCCAAGGAACGGCCTGCATTACGCTTGCAGGTTTGCTGAATGCGCTTAAACTTGCAGGCAAAAAAATCGGAGACTGCCGCATCGTATTGCTCGGAGCGGGCGCATCCAACACCACCATTGCACGCCTCATCCTACAGGACGGCGGCGATCCTGCAAAGATGATTATCTGCGATTCTCAAGGGGCACTCCATGCAGGCCGCGATGACATCAAAGCGGACGCACGCTATTACCGCAAATGGGAGCTGTGCCAAGCGACAAACCCCAAGCGGATAAACAGCTTTGACGAAGCGCTGAAAGGCGCCGACGTACTGATCGCCCTATCCAAGCCGGGCCCCAACACGGTAACCAAGGAGCAGATTGCCTCAATGGGGGATAAACCCATTGTGTTTACCTGTGCAAACCCCATCCCCGAAATTTGGCCGCACGATGCCAAAGCTGCCGGCGCCTTTATCACCGGTACCGGACGCGGAGACTTTCCGAACCAAATCAACAACTCCATCTGTTTCCCCGGAATTTTAAAAGGAGCCCTGCTTGTCCGTGCACGTAAAATTTCCGACGGTATGGCAATCCGTTGTGCGCACTCCATTGCCGACTATTCGGAGAAAAAAGGAATTACTCCCGATAATATTGTTGTAAAAATGGATGACGAGGATGTCTTTGCCGTTGAAGCCGCCGATGTCGCAATGCAGGCGATAAAAGAAGGACTTGCCCGCATCACCATTACATGGGATGAAGCATTTAAACAGGCTAAGGCCGAAATTGCCGAAAGCAGGGCGCTGACGCAGCAGCTTATGGACAGCGGATTTATTAAAGAACCGCCCCAAGAATTTTTTAATCAGGCTATGGATTACGCGATCGAGCAAATCAAAAATCAGCGCACCAAATAA
- a CDS encoding SemiSWEET family transporter translates to MSENKLKVLGWIGTALSVSMYVSYIPQIMDNLNGNKTVFLQPMAAAINCTIWGLYALLKDKRDYPLAAANAPGVIFGLIAAITAL, encoded by the coding sequence ATGAGCGAAAATAAATTGAAAGTTCTCGGTTGGATAGGAACGGCGTTATCCGTTTCCATGTATGTATCGTATATCCCGCAGATTATGGATAACTTGAACGGAAATAAAACCGTTTTTCTCCAACCGATGGCCGCAGCAATAAATTGTACGATATGGGGTTTATATGCATTGCTGAAAGATAAACGGGATTACCCGCTTGCAGCGGCAAACGCTCCGGGCGTTATTTTCGGATTGATAGCAGCCATCACCGCTCTATAA